The Aequorivita sublithincola DSM 14238 genome window below encodes:
- the tgt gene encoding tRNA guanosine(34) transglycosylase Tgt, which translates to MQFKLEATDLQSNARAGTITTDHGVIETPIFMPVGTVGTVKGVHQRELKEDINPDVILGNTYHLYLRPQMAVLEKAGGLHKFMNWDRNILTDSGGYQVYSLSANRKIKEEGVKFKSHIDGSYHFFTPENVMEIQRTIGADIIMAFDECAPYPCEYNYAKRSMHMTHRWLDRCIKHLEKTPLKYGYDQTFFPIVQGSTYKDLRKQSAEYIASVGAEGNAIGGLSVGEPAEEMYEMTEIVTAILPKEKPRYLMGVGTPINILENIALGIDMFDCVMPTRNGRNGMLFTSEGIINIKNKKWEADLSAIDPMGITWVDTDYNKAYLRHLFTVNEMLGRQIATIHNLGFYLWLVREARKHILTGDFAQWKNGMVKKLDQRL; encoded by the coding sequence ATGCAGTTTAAATTAGAAGCAACAGATTTACAAAGCAATGCTCGTGCTGGAACAATAACTACAGATCACGGAGTGATTGAAACTCCAATATTTATGCCTGTTGGTACCGTTGGCACCGTAAAAGGAGTGCATCAGCGCGAATTGAAAGAAGACATTAACCCAGATGTAATTCTTGGAAATACTTATCATTTATATCTGCGACCACAAATGGCGGTGCTTGAAAAAGCCGGCGGACTTCATAAATTTATGAATTGGGATCGTAATATTTTGACGGATAGTGGCGGTTATCAAGTGTATTCGCTTTCGGCAAATAGGAAGATTAAGGAGGAAGGTGTTAAATTCAAAAGTCATATTGACGGTAGTTATCACTTTTTCACACCTGAAAATGTAATGGAAATCCAACGCACCATTGGTGCAGACATTATTATGGCTTTTGACGAATGTGCGCCATATCCGTGCGAATACAATTACGCAAAACGCTCGATGCATATGACGCATCGTTGGTTGGATCGCTGCATAAAACATTTGGAAAAAACGCCTTTGAAGTATGGTTATGACCAAACTTTTTTCCCGATTGTTCAAGGAAGCACTTATAAAGATCTTCGGAAACAATCTGCAGAATACATTGCTTCCGTTGGCGCAGAAGGAAACGCCATTGGCGGACTTTCAGTTGGCGAACCAGCTGAGGAAATGTATGAAATGACTGAAATAGTAACTGCTATTCTTCCAAAAGAAAAGCCGCGCTATTTAATGGGTGTTGGTACTCCAATAAATATTCTGGAAAACATCGCTCTGGGGATTGATATGTTCGACTGCGTAATGCCAACTCGAAATGGTAGAAATGGAATGCTTTTTACTTCCGAAGGAATTATCAATATCAAAAACAAAAAGTGGGAAGCAGATCTTTCAGCTATTGACCCAATGGGAATTACTTGGGTAGATACAGATTATAACAAGGCCTATCTTCGTCATTTATTTACCGTGAACGAAATGTTGGGAAGGCAAATAGCTACAATTCACAACTTAGGGTTCTATTTATGGTTGGTTCGTGAAGCCAGAAAACATATCTTAACGGGTGATTTTGCCCAATGGAAAAACGGCATGGTTAAAAAACTAGATCAAAGATTATAA
- a CDS encoding transketolase, protein MADYKALENLVIQVRRDILRQVHKVNSGHPGGSLGCTEFFVALYNELMERNENFTMDGKDEDLFFLSNGHISPVFYSVLARAGYFPVEELNTFRLLNSRLQGHPTTHEGLPGIRIASGSLGQGISASIGAALAKKLNKDKHIIYTLCGDGELQEGQNWEAIMYAAGNNVDNLIVTIDLNGQQIDGSTKNVLPLGNVKAKFEAFGWDVMDIEKGNDLKAIIAGMKKAKEKTGNGKPVCVLLHTVMGNGVDFMMHTHDWHGKAPNDQQLEEALSQNPVTLGDY, encoded by the coding sequence ATGGCAGATTACAAAGCACTCGAAAATTTGGTAATTCAAGTCCGAAGAGATATTTTAAGACAAGTACATAAAGTAAATTCTGGGCATCCCGGAGGTTCTTTGGGTTGTACCGAATTTTTTGTTGCATTATACAATGAATTGATGGAACGCAACGAAAATTTCACAATGGATGGCAAAGATGAAGACCTCTTTTTCCTTTCCAACGGACATATCTCTCCTGTATTTTATAGTGTTTTGGCACGAGCAGGCTATTTTCCAGTGGAAGAATTGAATACTTTCCGCCTTTTAAATTCACGTTTGCAAGGACATCCAACAACTCACGAAGGTTTGCCTGGCATTCGCATTGCGTCGGGTTCTTTGGGGCAGGGTATTTCAGCTTCAATTGGAGCGGCTCTTGCTAAAAAACTGAACAAAGACAAGCACATTATTTACACACTTTGTGGCGATGGCGAATTGCAAGAAGGCCAAAACTGGGAAGCAATTATGTATGCCGCTGGAAATAATGTGGACAATTTGATTGTTACCATAGATCTAAACGGTCAGCAAATTGACGGTTCTACAAAGAATGTACTTCCTTTAGGAAATGTAAAAGCGAAATTTGAAGCTTTTGGCTGGGATGTGATGGATATTGAAAAAGGAAACGATTTAAAAGCCATTATTGCTGGAATGAAGAAAGCCAAGGAAAAAACTGGCAACGGAAAACCAGTTTGTGTTTTGCTTCATACGGTAATGGGTAACGGCGTAGATTTTATGATGCACACGCACGACTGGCACGGAAAAGCTCCGAATGACCAACAGTTGGAAGAAGCACTTTCACAAAATCCTGTAACCTTGGGAGATTATTAA
- a CDS encoding transketolase family protein: MKKYTDTGKKDTRSGFGDGLTELGKKNKNVVALCADLTGSLKMDDFKENYPERFFQIGIAEANMIGIAAGMTIGGKIPFTGTFANFSTGRVYDQIRQSVAYSGKNVKICASHAGITLGEDGATHQILEDLGLMKMLPGMTVINTCDYNQTKAATIAIADFEGPVYLRFGRPKVANFTPADQNFQIGKAVQLQEGTDVTIIATGHLVWEALQAAETLNENGITADVINIHTIKPLDDEAILKSVKKTGCVVTAEEHNFLGGLGESVARVLSTQHPAPQEFIATQDTFGESGTPEQLMDKYGLNAAAIVNAAKKVIARK, from the coding sequence ATGAAAAAATATACAGATACAGGCAAAAAAGATACACGTTCAGGTTTCGGCGACGGACTTACCGAACTTGGAAAGAAAAATAAAAATGTAGTTGCTCTCTGCGCAGATTTAACTGGCTCGCTTAAAATGGACGATTTCAAAGAAAATTATCCAGAGCGATTCTTTCAAATTGGTATTGCAGAAGCGAATATGATTGGTATTGCAGCCGGAATGACCATTGGCGGAAAAATTCCATTTACGGGAACTTTCGCAAACTTTTCCACCGGAAGGGTTTATGACCAAATTCGTCAAAGTGTTGCTTACAGTGGGAAAAACGTAAAAATTTGCGCATCCCACGCTGGTATTACCTTAGGTGAAGATGGTGCAACACATCAAATTCTTGAAGATCTTGGGTTGATGAAAATGCTACCAGGAATGACGGTAATCAATACTTGCGATTACAATCAAACCAAAGCAGCAACCATTGCCATCGCAGATTTTGAAGGTCCAGTTTATCTTCGCTTTGGAAGACCGAAAGTGGCAAACTTCACTCCTGCCGACCAAAATTTTCAAATAGGAAAAGCGGTTCAATTGCAAGAAGGAACTGACGTTACAATAATCGCCACTGGCCATCTAGTTTGGGAAGCGTTGCAAGCTGCAGAAACTTTAAACGAAAACGGAATCACCGCAGATGTAATAAACATTCACACCATAAAACCTTTGGATGATGAAGCAATCTTGAAAAGCGTTAAAAAAACAGGTTGTGTCGTTACCGCTGAAGAACACAATTTCCTTGGTGGTTTAGGTGAAAGTGTAGCACGTGTTCTTTCTACCCAACATCCTGCTCCGCAAGAATTCATAGCCACACAAGACACTTTTGGCGAATCTGGAACTCCAGAACAATTGATGGATAAATATGGCTTGAACGCTGCAGCTATTGTGAATGCTGCTAAAAAAGTAATTGCAAGAAAATAA
- a CDS encoding FKBP-type peptidyl-prolyl cis-trans isomerase: MMIKIKYGVALLVTLLIVTVSCKKDDNDGPVGPPPHDRGEEAAIAQTEIEDFLATHFYNYTEFENDPENFKLRFDTIPKGNTDIIPLMDQVDFLKVTDLVDKSVEYTLYYLVVREGGGEKPHFSDYTTNTYDGRLLNLDLFDSAVTPVRFNLVDSNMSAGIIRGLQQAMIQFRGATNVMSNPDGTLTFENYGIGAVFVPSGLAYFQYPPVGNLKAYEQLVFSFELFGVEVADHDDDGIDSYLEDLNGNGYLFDDDTDGNGVPNYLDTDDDGDGRLTKDEIEIINGVVNYPDKNGNGTPDYLDPTI, translated from the coding sequence ATGATGATAAAAATTAAATACGGAGTAGCTTTATTAGTAACATTGCTTATTGTTACGGTTTCGTGTAAAAAGGATGATAACGATGGTCCGGTTGGACCTCCACCTCACGATCGTGGAGAAGAAGCCGCAATAGCACAAACTGAGATTGAAGATTTTCTGGCTACACACTTTTATAATTATACTGAATTTGAAAACGACCCAGAAAACTTTAAATTGAGGTTTGATACTATTCCTAAAGGTAATACAGACATTATCCCTTTAATGGATCAGGTTGATTTTTTAAAGGTGACAGATTTAGTTGACAAATCTGTTGAATATACGCTTTACTATTTAGTAGTTCGTGAAGGAGGAGGAGAGAAACCTCATTTTTCAGATTACACAACAAATACCTATGATGGAAGACTTTTAAACCTTGATTTGTTTGATAGTGCCGTAACCCCTGTTCGTTTCAATTTAGTAGATTCAAATATGAGTGCAGGTATAATTCGAGGTTTGCAGCAAGCTATGATTCAATTTAGAGGAGCAACTAATGTGATGTCTAACCCTGACGGTACTTTGACTTTTGAAAACTATGGTATTGGAGCCGTATTTGTACCTTCGGGATTGGCGTATTTTCAATATCCACCTGTTGGTAATTTGAAAGCTTATGAACAACTTGTTTTTTCTTTTGAATTATTCGGTGTAGAAGTTGCAGATCACGACGACGATGGAATAGATTCCTACCTTGAAGACCTAAACGGAAATGGTTATTTGTTTGACGATGATACAGACGGCAATGGTGTTCCTAATTATTTAGATACTGATGATGACGGAGATGGAAGACTTACAAAAGACGAGATTGAAATAATAAACGGTGTGGTTAATTATCCAGATAAAAACGGAAACGGCACTCCAGATTATTTAGATCCAACAATTTAG
- a CDS encoding RNA-binding S4 domain-containing protein produces MRIDKYLWCIRYQKTRNIATQTCKKGSVRINGDIVKPSRDVYPGDVITLRKEQINYQIEVLDIPPSRVGAKLVDLYRKDKTPKEAFETNELLQYSKTYYRKKGVGRPTKKDRRDIDDFKESPEDENEG; encoded by the coding sequence ATGAGGATTGATAAATATTTGTGGTGCATTCGGTATCAAAAAACCAGAAATATCGCGACCCAGACCTGTAAAAAAGGTTCGGTGCGTATAAATGGGGACATAGTGAAACCTTCCCGAGATGTTTATCCTGGTGATGTTATCACACTTCGGAAGGAACAGATAAATTATCAAATAGAAGTTTTAGATATACCCCCGAGCCGCGTTGGGGCCAAGCTTGTTGATCTTTACCGAAAAGACAAAACTCCTAAAGAAGCGTTTGAAACAAATGAATTGCTTCAATATTCCAAAACATATTACAGGAAAAAAGGCGTAGGCAGACCCACCAAAAAAGACCGAAGAGATATTGACGATTTTAAGGAATCTCCAGAAGATGAAAACGAAGGTTAA
- a CDS encoding phosphoribosyltransferase family protein: MQEINTVILDKTQIAHKIKRIAYQIYETNVDEKEVVIAGIVNNGFLFAKKLKTELEKISPIKAVLCEVIVDKKDPTNPITTSLKKEDYTNKSLLLVDDVLHSGTTLIYGVKHFLEVPLKQFKTAVLVDRNHKKFPIKADFKGISLSTSLNENVTVIFEKNNDRAVLE; this comes from the coding sequence ATGCAGGAAATAAACACAGTTATTCTAGACAAAACACAGATAGCTCACAAGATAAAACGGATTGCCTACCAAATTTACGAAACCAATGTAGATGAAAAGGAGGTTGTGATTGCAGGAATTGTGAACAATGGTTTTCTCTTTGCTAAAAAGCTAAAAACTGAGTTGGAAAAAATTTCGCCTATTAAAGCAGTGCTTTGCGAAGTAATCGTCGACAAAAAAGATCCAACCAATCCGATCACAACTTCTTTGAAAAAAGAAGATTATACCAATAAATCCCTTCTGTTAGTAGATGACGTGCTTCATTCTGGAACTACATTAATTTATGGCGTCAAACATTTTCTTGAAGTTCCGCTAAAACAGTTTAAAACCGCCGTACTTGTAGATAGAAACCATAAAAAATTTCCAATAAAGGCGGACTTTAAAGGAATTTCTCTTTCCACGTCACTTAATGAAAATGTTACTGTGATTTTTGAAAAGAATAATGATAGAGCGGTTTTAGAATAG
- a CDS encoding shikimate kinase, producing the protein MKIVLIGYMGSGKSSVGNKLAEVLKIPFKDMDAEIEKNEGISISKIFSEKGEIYFRKVENRVLKKILTQSEAFVLATGGGTPCYGDSMDFILEQDDVVTVYLKTPLEVLTMRLFSEKENRPLLTHLKTEEDLNDFIRKHLFERGFYYNQSEMIIDVGSEKIVKTVEKILLKLF; encoded by the coding sequence ATGAAAATCGTCTTAATAGGATATATGGGAAGTGGAAAATCTTCAGTAGGAAATAAGCTTGCTGAAGTTTTGAAGATTCCATTTAAAGATATGGATGCCGAAATTGAGAAGAATGAAGGCATTTCGATCTCCAAGATTTTTTCTGAAAAGGGAGAGATCTATTTCAGAAAAGTGGAAAATAGAGTTTTAAAAAAAATACTAACACAATCAGAAGCCTTTGTTTTGGCAACTGGCGGAGGTACGCCGTGTTACGGAGATTCGATGGATTTTATATTAGAACAGGACGATGTGGTAACTGTATATTTAAAAACACCATTGGAGGTTTTAACAATGCGCTTATTTTCAGAAAAGGAAAATAGGCCTTTACTAACACATCTTAAAACGGAAGAAGACCTAAATGATTTTATAAGAAAACATCTTTTCGAAAGAGGATTCTATTATAATCAATCAGAAATGATAATTGATGTTGGCTCTGAAAAAATTGTGAAAACTGTTGAGAAAATTCTTTTGAAACTATTCTAA